The sequence CACCACCAGGATGGAGAGGAGGGCTGTCGGTATAATGAAGGACAGTACACACCTTGGACAGTCCCTGTCTGACCTGCTGACCTCTGGTAAGCGGTTTAGGACAATAAAAGCTAAAACCAACAGACTCAGGAACAGTTTTTACCCCCTTGCAGTGGCTTCCATCACATCCTTCCTCTCTCAGAAATTGAAATGTATGTTCATATGCCTCaatcacttttttccactttagtCACTATATCAGTTTGATAATGCTGCTCTAAAACATACATGCAAAAGCtgcttttagctatttttttaaacttacttAGCtttaatgcatttgttcattcattcatttatcttCAGTGGAATCAGATGTCTggtctttattgtcattgtctGATCCTTTCGGATTAAAAGTCTCCATTAGCATCTCTTAGATTCTCCTGTATTTCAGCTCACAGGTTCAGGAATGTTCAGGAATCCCTCTGGTCCAGTCAGAAGATTCACATTGTCTCTGGTGGACTCTCCCGTCTCCAGAGCCCTCCGGACGTTCTGCCAGAAGACTCCCTTGTGTTGTCCAGCCTGTGGCCAGCTCAGGTAGGTGCGTTTCTTCACCAGCTTCCTCATACGGTAGTACGGAGACAGCTGATGAGAGGGCATCTCCTCCAGAAACAGCAGGATCAACACGTCCTTCTTCTCATCAAACAGACGGAAACTGCAACGACACCAAGACAGTCTGTGAGGAAGGTTTAGAGGACTTCCTCTGCCTGCCTGCCAGTTTGTCTTGTTTCTCTTGATCATGCTTAAAACAGGAGCTCTTTTGATCAGCCCTATCCTACCTTGCACCTGATTTTGACTGTACCTTTTATGTAAAATACTCAGAGACAACCCCCACCTGGCCATCTGGATCTCTCTGGAGCACCACTCGCTCCGCAGGTAGCTCCAGCTGATCACACAGATGGTCTTCCTGCTGCTGTAGATGGCGTCTGTGATGTTCTCTATGATAGGTTTACCTGCagatacaaacataaaaacaagagaTATCAGGTGACTTCAACAAGCATCTTCAAGATCTCTAAAACAGGTTTGTATTTTCAAAACCCCTTTGATGAAAACAGTCTCCATTGTGAAGATGCTGTTAGGTTGAAGCTCCAGGCTTCATCTGCCTAGAGGTCATATGTATAGAACTACAATGGTTCCTttgaaaatcttaaaatgttCTCAATGCAGGAAGACATGACAACAAGGGTCATTAGGTATTTACCTGGTTGGAAGTCTCTGTGGTGCAGACACAGTCTCCAGCCCTGCTCTCCCTCCAGCACTGGAAGCATCTCTCTGTAGACCCAGGCCTCATCCTCAACATTGTAGGAGATGAAGGCATCGTAGAGGTGAGgggctcctctcctcctcttcctgctgtCATAAAAGAAGGCCTGGAAGAGGAGGAAGGCATAGACCATCTGCCACCTCAGGAAGTGGTAGATGAAAGAGGTGAGGAGAGTTAACACCACCAGACAAGAGCTGGAGATATAGCAGAGGAAGCCAACGTCCATCCAACAGGACTGGACATCAAAGTCCAACACCTTGGTTCCCTGTTTGATCAGAGGAGAGGAACAGATGTAGTCATGGGCGCCATCTACCAGAGTTTGGTTGTTGCTCTTCACCCACTGGATGAAGCCAGCATTGGAGCAGTCACAGGCCAAAAGGGTTTTCCTCAGGTCCACATAAAGAAGAGCTGGGAGGGACTGGAAGATGTCATCATCGATCGCTGTTATACCAGTGTCCCTGAGAAACAAGTATTTGAGTGCAGACAGGTTGGCCTGGGCCAAAAAATCCAGAGACTTTAGTTTAGTGTTAGATAGATCCAGTGTCTGCAGGTGTGGGATTGGCCAGAACAGTTCAGGACCCAAATCAGACAAGTCAGACTGTGTGATTCTCAAACTTCTCAGCTGAGAATAAGACTGGAATGTGTCTGGACTTGgtgttgaaaagaaaatgttctcAGCTGTTAATTCCTCTACAAGTCTTGCAGATTTGATTATCTCTATGTGAGTTGGAATGGTGAATCCATGGTGATTATCATAGAACACCATGTTCAGCTTTTTCAGTGATgttaaattaaagagagaacTCTTGAGGTTTTCATGGTGACTTTTTAAAACCGATGTTAAAGGGAAAGTGATTGTTAGATCCTTTATTTGATGTAAAGCCTGGAAGTTACTTCTAAAAAAATTTGGAAGTGATACAGTTAGACTTGTCAGGTTGTACAAACCATCAAATGCTCCAAGGTCTACCCCTAAAATGTCATTAGATTTCAAATCCATCTGTTTAAGGGACCCTAAACTCTCAAACTCACCCCTTTTAAAGCGAATTACAAAGTGATTTCTCAAATTCAATGTCTGAAGGTTCTTCAGGCTAAATTTGAAGGTGTCTCCAAatgtcaacagcagattatAACTCAAATCTAAAACCCTGAGGCTGTTGAGATGTTGGAAGGGACACCTGTCCAGTTTGGCAATGCggtttttaaacatgtaaagCTCCCTGAGGCTGGATGTGTTTTCAAAATCCTCACAGCTCAACTCAGAGATTCGGTTGAAATCAAGTCTGAGGACCCTGAGGGAGGAGAGGCTTCTGATGTCCTCTGGCACCTTGGTGAGAAAATTAAGGTGTAGATCTAATGACCTTAGTTGCTTCATCATTTCTATTGCGCCTTTTGGCATGTTAGACATACCAGTACTACTCAAGTAAAGTTCCTTGAGTTGACAGCAAACTCCAAGTTTGGCACTGAAGTTTGCATCATCATTGTAAGACAGATCCAGGATCTGAAGTGTTGGTACTCTGCAGATAGAGGCCAACAGTTCTTTGTTGATCAATCCCTTCATAAAATGAAGTTTAAATTGTCGTAGTGAGTCGAGACTCTGCAGGACTATTTGGATTTCTACAAAAGCATCTGAGTGACTGAAATCCAGTTGAGTTATGTTCCTCAGGAAAGACTTATCAGGGATGTCCCATTTAAATTGAGTAATTTTAACACATCAGTCAAGGTTTATCGTGTGAAGATGAGGGAAGATAGGTGTTGTGATGCTGAATCTGCTGAGGGCATTACCTTCAACATCTAACTCTCTCAGGCTTGACGACCCATTCAGATTCAGATCTTTAGACTCAAAGGTGGAGAACAGATTCTCTGCGATGCTCAGTTTATGTATGTGTGGTAGAATTAGAATTGGCTGTATGTCGGAAACCTTTTGTAACTTGTTGGAGTCTAGGATGACAGTTTGTAAGCTGGTCAGGAAGTGAAAGGCCAAGCCATGAATAAAAGTAATGCTGTTTTCATGGAGGTCCAACAAAGTGAGGTTTGACAGTCCCTGAAAGATGTTACTCGTCAGATGTGTGAGATTATTAAACCCCATGTGGAGTACTGTCAATGACACCAAATCGATGAAGGATCCACCATCTACATGAGAAATCAAATTCTTATGCAGGTTCAGAACACGTAACTGTGTGAAATTCCCAAAATCATCTCTTTTGATCTGTTTGATCTGATTGTTTAAGAGTTTTACCCAGTATGCATCTTTAGGGATGTCATCAGGGACAGAGACAAGTTTACGGAAAGAGCAGTCCAGATGAACTTCAGCCAAGCCATGCAAAGTAAAATCAAAGGTGCAGTTTTTCAGGGAGTAAGCCAGTGAAGGGTGATGAAGAAGCTGGAGACACAGAAGGAAGACGAGAAGTCTTTGGACTGAGTTTGAAGAAGGACTCTCCATGGTTGACTCTCTGATGTTCAGGTCTATGACTGGTGAGTTTGTTGAGTTAATCTGATGTGGAGACCTAAATGATCATCTTGGCTTCACATCTgtaggagaggagagaaaatgttaaatattttaaggtGATCAGTTAATTGTGAATTCTGcagtcatttaaaacatttacactATTCCAACATGGTCCcagttcaaaagaaaaaaaaaatccagatttaTTTTGCAGAACTGAAGTTTCTTGCTTGTTAGAGTTTGTGTATGTGCAATGTTGTTTTCATGGGCAGCTGaattataaagtcataatataacTTAATGCATTGAACGTTATTGATTTCAGAGAGGGAATAGTGTCTACTCTGTTTCCACAGAGTGCATGTCTTCTGCTTTCAGCACTATCGAACTCTGGTTGTGGTCCACTCACAGGAAGTGCATGAGGCTGTACAGCAGTAGTTTACACACCAGTCCTCAGTTCAAAGAAGCCATTTAGCCCACCTCTCTGCTGTCTGAATAAGAGGCAGTGGTGAAGCCCTGTTTTTATCAGTTATGCTCTGTTTGGTCTGATTGTCTTGTGTTTTCTCTTTCAATATGCAACAGTTTGTGTACTTTCATGCTATCAAGGATTGATTTAATTCCAACATGTGTTACAACTTCATTGTGAAAAGtgctataaataaaataatcaaatcagTGGGTTGCTAGTCCAACACTGCAGGTTATGATGTTGATTCTCAGAGGCTAACATCGGTGTACTTCTGTTTTCAAACAGCTGACTCTGGATGCTAGCAGAGCCAGCTTTTAGCAAACCCCGTaataaagtgtctgtaacatatATTCACAaccttgtctgtttttcttttttgatttaaTAGATTATTCATGTTCAGAATATCTTGGCTTTTTAGACTGAAACAATACAGCACCTTTGCATCCAGTGGATGCACAGAacgttcaccttgttgtctctatttctgtgtagctttcactgtgtCCTTCAGGTCATCATCTTACTGGACAGGAAACCTTCTCCCAAACCGTACTTCTCtccagtggcgtgcacagactttttcaagggcaggggcgaaaagaaaagaaagggcACAAACAGCGCATTCtcaccactgaagagggcactaagtttcgtgtgttttcgagggcactttagacatgtttatatgttttacatacggcacattatatagccttaaaacagactaactagacagactactcaagttagtttgtagttaagatcagcatccacaagaactgtgtagattcaatgttggactgtgaagaacacacagaaataaataaatccctagggaatctggggtcttcccccagaacattttcaatgaagtagatgccatttcctgtattctagtgcattttaacaccatattagcaccagataatccaaacaggttctgtgagatatagttctggctcaatatagatcaaaaaagggcccagtATAAAAGTCATtgtaacagtaatgtttcatagtatttcttggtcctaatggtcttctggagtttagtgtgttttgccaatgaggcAGGTACTTAAAAACGGCTTTTTgcccacccaagtgggcagtttatcatgttttaaccagccaaggaggcagtttagtgtgtgttttggctccaaagagggcactttatcatgcattttggctcttgagggcgctttagcatgcgtttttcaacaattgggccacgagGGGGGGCGACCCCTGTGCACACCACTgcttctcttgcagactaaataagattgtcctccaggatttttcttttttttactgcattcattttaccctctaattttacaagcctttcagggctggctggctgccaagaagcatccctccagcatgatgctgccaccaccgtgatTCACTGTGGAgatggtatgtttgtggtgatgtcctTGTTTGGTGGCTaaaaagcttcattttggtGTCATCAGCCCAAAGAGCattcttccatttgaccatggaaCATGTCTTTTGTCGAACTCTAGTTCAAATTTgatctgagttttctctttgccactctcccttaaagctttgactggtgaagaacccggccaacagttgttgtctgcagagtctctcccatctcagctgctaaagcttgtgAGTCTTTCAGAGTAGTCTTGTTGGCCTCTCTCGCTAGTCTCCTTCCTGCACggtcagtttgtgaggatggcctgatctaggcagatttacacatgtgccatgttccttctatttcttcttcctcatgatggatttaactgaactctgagggatgttcagAGGATATCCTTCCTCCCATCAcatatacttttcaataacctttctctgagttgcttggagtgttcttttgtcttcatggtgtaatggtagccatgaatactgattaaccagtgaccggaccttccagacacaggtgtctttatactacaatcacttgtgATCCCCATTTctactaattgtgagactactagcaccagtcgactggacctctgttgtaTTAGAACAGTtgctttaaaggaggtgaatatttatgcagtcactcatgTTACacgacatatttttattcagtttgtagaactctgttttcatgctgttattaaaatatttttgtaatttttttttttttgtcaaaaagccacattatattgaccatgatggatttataaaatcaataagaaGTTAAAACATCCAGTGGGTTTGAATGCTTTTCATAAGCACTGTATGCCTCTCATCAatacacgttttttttttttttttttttgctgtttatgtcagttttacaagcttcagcatccactatttaaaaaatggtgtgTGTGAAGGGTAGACATAATGACTGACactgttgtttaataaatgtgcAGTTGCGCTCAGAGACCTTTGGGTTGCTCTGACACAAACCAAATTCATACGTACTGTTGCTAAAATTGTTAATTTACAGTAGAACACATACAAAACGAACAGAAGACGAACATTTAGGCTCatcaaaaatgtacattttttgtatATGAAGAAGATTTGTGGCATTTCCATGTTAAAAATCTACTGAAAAGCTGACGTTTGACATTTGGCACACTTCGGTTATAGTTTAtcttagatttattttattctaaagCATTGTAAAAAGAAATTTGTTATGAGACACTTTTCTAAAGCTAGAAAAATCATTTGATATCTTTAAATCTTACActgaaaataccaaaacaaGAACACTCAAATACTCACAGCTCTAAATGAAGTCTTCATGTCTCTGCAGTCAGATCAGCACTGAACATAGAGGTGGGATTTTTCACTTCTTGTtcttttcttcaacagcagtaGAGGAAGTCCTTTCTGTTAACTtcccttttttattcttttcttattttttatctaCTGAAGGAGTTCAACAAAGATactctcttttttcctcctttacttCTAAATACTGTTACCATGAAATCCCTCATTCATTctatttgtttctgttttaaaccttattgatgtgatgtcgtctttTATgcttatgtgtttgtgtttttatgtagtcatatatcatattttattgtccTTTTCTAGATATTTACATCATTCACTATTTAAACTGCCTTTTAAGTTTGTTTGTCACCCTTCTTCCTTTAAATTGTGTTCGCTTCTGTGCTCCGgtttgttcagattttttttcttgacttcCAAGACCTTCTCTGTTTGGTTTGATTTTCAGTGTATCGTATTAATCCCTGAGTTCATGCCTCTGCTGTCtgttgaagcactttgtaaacatctgttgttaaatgttaatgtaaataaagttgttatCACACTATAGAATTTACCATTTTCaactgaaagaaaaactttatatttctaaaggcatctggtgaccctcTCTCAGCTTCTCATGACCCCGACAGGGGTCCAGACCCCcaggttaagaaccactgctatacCAGACTGTAATATTCATCTTTATGCAGACGATATGATTCTGCATTGTTCTGTTGACTCTCTAGAGACCTGGTATTATCTGTTGTTCCTCTATTGACTTAGAGCAGGAAGATAATACAGATTTGTAGTCATCTAACTGTCCCCAGTGTAAGGAGTGCTGGACATAGCATAATGTTTGGCTCCCAGGGAAGCCAGGAACAAGTCTTTTACAAAGACTCCATTGTTTCTCAACATCAGCATACATGAAGGAAACCTCAATGATATTCATTTCTAAAATAACtaaatcaaatgaaaacacacaggAGAGACTTGAGAGCTACAGAAAGCAAAGTGTTGTCATGTTATCTTCCTCTTTTTGCACCTCGTTcagaaacatgcctgtgaagtttatttaaGACTCAGAGGCGCTGAGGGTATAAGTTTCCTTCTGCTTTCAAATAAACACTGGTCTTCCTGTGAAGGGGCGTATCCTGTCACCAGACCATGAGCGACACCTCCACCTCCTACTACTGAAAGCTTTGCA comes from Cheilinus undulatus linkage group 16, ASM1832078v1, whole genome shotgun sequence and encodes:
- the LOC121524419 gene encoding LOW QUALITY PROTEIN: toll-like receptor 13 (The sequence of the model RefSeq protein was modified relative to this genomic sequence to represent the inferred CDS: substituted 1 base at 1 genomic stop codon), translating into MESPSSNSVQRLLVFLLCLQLLHHPSLAYSLKNCTFDFTLHGLAEVHLDCSFRKLVSVPDDIPKDAYWVKLLNNQIKQIKRDDFGNFTQLRVLNLHKNLISHVDGGSFIDLVSLTVLHMGFNNLTHLTSNIFQGLSNLTLLDLHENSITFIHGLAFHFLTSLQTVILDSNKLQKVSDIQPILILPHIHKLSIAENLFSTFESKDLNLNGSSSLRELDVEGNALSRFSITTPIFPHLHTINLDXCVKITQFKWDIPDKSFLRNITQLDFSHSDAFVEIQIVLQSLDSLRQFKLHFMKGLINKELLASICRVPTLQILDLSYNDDANFSAKLGVCCQLKELYLSSTGMSNMPKGAIEMMKQLRSLDLHLNFLTKVPEDIRSLSSLRVLRLDFNRISELSCEDFENTSSLRELYMFKNRIAKLDRCPFQHLNSLRVLDLSYNLLLTFGDTFKFSLKNLQTLNLRNHFVIRFKRGEFESLGSLKQMDLKSNDILGVDLGAFDGLYNLTSLTVSLPNFFRSNFQALHQIKDLTITFPLTSVLKSHHENLKSSLFNLTSLKKLNMVFYDNHHGFTIPTHIEIIKSARLVEELTAENIFFSTPSPDTFQSYSQLRSLRITQSDLSDLGPELFWPIPHLQTLDLSNTKLKSLDFLAQANLSALKYLFLRDTGITAIDDDIFQSLPALLYVDLRKTLLACDCSNAGFIQWVKSNNQTLVDGAHDYICSSPLIKQGTKVLDFDVQSCWMDVGFLCYISSSCLVVLTLLTSFIYHFLRWQMVYAFLLFQAFFYDSRKRRRGAPHLYDAFISYNVEDEAWVYREMLPVLEGEQGWRLCLHHRDFQPGKPIIENITDAIYSSRKTICVISWSYLRSEWCSREIQMASFRLFDEKKDVLILLFLEEMPSHQLSPYYRMRKLVKKRTYLSWPQAGQHKGVFWQNVRRALETGESTRDNVNLLTGPEGFLNIPEPVS